The Lactuca sativa cultivar Salinas chromosome 2, Lsat_Salinas_v11, whole genome shotgun sequence genome includes a window with the following:
- the LOC111909102 gene encoding uncharacterized protein LOC111909102, whose amino-acid sequence MSYNEFVGFLERFTQEKCEKLYYCQPDLQIPEGLTLLSNELQYQEFIDIAYRCGVQVPVYIDHFGTIVHVTKANENENEDNYSVKSNMSIEGEEGINLTDFMSPQQSNMKGVTYERVSQANGNEDATEGDPNFDEDENIPDVKGKQMFNEDISWKKQFPILVKRLLVKCSDGQCTFRLWASWMSEEHSFQIKSLIIEHNCARNFKLGSIVNYRWIGSHFTREVLENQKFNVRMLKEEVKTKFGIEVSMEQCRRAKQHVMALVEGTIVENYAKLWSYGEEIKRSNPGSTVKLSMNSMPDGKTYFSRIYICFHALKEGWRSSCRGIINLDGCFLKATCTGQLLRVVGRDGNNHIYPIVWVVVCVENKDNWKWFLENLQEDLHLEGGFGKTLM is encoded by the exons ATGTCATATAATGAGTTTGTGGGTTTTCTTGAACGATTCACACAAGAGAAATGTGAGAAACTTTATTATTGTCAACCCGATTTACAAATCCCAGAAGGTTTAACCTTGCTTTCTAATGAACTTCAATATCAAGAATTTATAGACATTGCTTATCGATGTGGAGTACAAGTTCCTGTTTACATTGACCATTTTGGTACTATTGTGCACGTAACTAAggcaaatgaaaatgaaaatgaggATAATTATTCTGTGAAGTCAAACATGTCAATCGAAGGGGAAGAAGGTATTAACCTAACTGATTTCATGAGTCCACAACAGAGCAACATGAAAGGAGTAACCTATGAAAGAGTAAGTCAGGCAAATGGAAATGAAGATGCCACAGAAGGTGATCCAAATTTTGATGAAGATGAGAATATCCCAGATGTAAAAGGAAAACAAATGTTTAATGAAGACATATCTTGGAAGAAGCAGTTTCCAATTCTAG TAAAAAGGTTATTGGTTAAGTGTAGTGATGGTCAATGCACATTTAGGTTGTGGGCATCATGGATGAGTGAGGAGCACTCATTCCAAATCAAGTCCCTTATCATTGAACATAATTGTGCAAGAAATTTTAAGTTAGGGTCAattgttaattacagatggattgGTAGTCATTTCACCAGGGAAGTTCTTGAGAATCAGAAATTCAATGTTAGGATGTTAAAAGAGGAAGTAAAGACTAAATTTGGCATAGAGGTTAGTATGGAACAATGTAGGAGAGCCAAGCAACATGTAATGGCTCTTGTTGAAGGTACCATAGTGGAAAATTATGCAAAGTTGTGGTCCTATGGTGAGGAGATAAAAAGGTCTAATCCTGGGTCAACAGTCAAGTTGTCTATGAACTCTATGCCAGATGGGAAAACTTACTTTAGCAGGATATATATATGTTTTCATGCACTAAAGGAGGGTTGGAGAAGTAGTTGTAGAGGGATAATAAACTTAGATGGGTGTTTTCTAAAAGCAACGTGTACTGGTCAGTTATTGCGTGTTGTTGGTAGGGATGGTAACAATCATATATACCCAATAGTTTGGGTTGTAGTTTGTGTTGAAAATAAAGACAACTGGAAATGGTTCTTAGAGAACTTGCAAGAAGATCTGCATCTTGAAGGTGGGTTTGGTAAGACATTGATGTAA